In one Solanum lycopersicum chromosome 11, SLM_r2.1 genomic region, the following are encoded:
- the LOC101265398 gene encoding uncharacterized protein yields MCIDYRQLNKVTIKNKYPLPRIDDLFDQLQGARCFSKIDLRSGFSSIAAPLTKLTHKETTFLWSDERERSFQELKSKLTFTLVLVLPEGTEGYAVYCDASGVGLGCVLMQHGKVIAYGSRQLRSHKKNYPTHDLELSAVVFALEIWCHYLYGVHVDIYIDHKTKSSLAVEVKEKKNIDPIVLWLKDNMHYGMTKAFDLLGAQFTANFLKSFQKNLGTQVDLSTTFHPQTDGQSECTIQKLEDMLRTFILDFRGTWDDHLPLIEFSYNNSYNSSIKMEPNESLYGRKCRSPISWFETGETALFGPVLVHQAMEKVKVIQQHLGTAQSRHKSYANIRRRGLQFSIGDWVLLKVYPMKGVMRFAKEGNLSPRYIGPYNIIQKFCQVSYELELRQDLSSVHPAFHVSMLQKCIGDPSRITLTEDVQVTGDLTYEEVPTAILDQQVRKLRNKEVASVKVLWRNQQVEHVTWEVEEAMKLKYPHLFHIQEKDENA; encoded by the exons ATGTGTATCGACTACAGGCAGTTGAATAAGGTgacaattaagaacaaatatcccctccctagaattgatgatttgtttgatcaattacaaggtgctAGGTGTTTTTCAAAGATCGACCTGAGGTCAG GATTCTCTTCCATCGCTGCACCCTTAACGAAGCTAACACACAAAGAAACCACGTTTCTATGGAGTGATGAGCGTGAAAGAAGCTTCCAGGAGCTGAAGAGTAAATTAACTTTTACACTTGTGTTGGTACTTCCAGAAGGCACAGAAGGCTATgcagtgtattgtgatgcttcgggagTAGGCTTaggttgtgtattgatgcagcatggtaAAGTTATAGCTTATGGATCAAGGCAGCTGCGGTCACATAAgaaaaattatccaacccatgatctAGAGCTATCAGCAGTTGTGTTTGCTCTGGAGATATGGtgtcactacttgtatggagttcATGTTGACATATACATTGATCACAAGA CAAAATCCTCATTAGCAGTGGAAGtgaaagagaagaagaacatTGATCCTATTGTTTTATGGCTTAAAGACAACATGCATTATGGTATGACAAAGGCATTTGACCTTTT aggagctcagttcaCTGCAAATTTTttgaagtcatttcagaagaATTTGGGAACACAAGTGGATTTAAGTACAACCTTTCACCCTCAAACGGATGGCCAGTCTGAATGTACAATTCAGAAACTTGAGGATATGCTGCGAACTTTTATATTAGATTTCAGGGGTAcctgggatgatcacctaccacttattgagttttcttataacAATAGCTACAATTCGAGCATTAAAATGGAACCTAATGAATCCTTATATGGTCGAAAGTGTAGATCACCAATTAGCTGGTTCGAAACAGGTGAAACTGCCTTATTTGGGCCAGTTCTTGTTCATCAAGCTATGGAAAAAGTCAAAGTGATACAGCAACATCTAGGAACAGCTCAAAGTCGACATAAATCATATGCGAATATTAGAAGGAGAGGACTACAATTTTCTATAGGGGATTGGGTGTTATTGAAGGTGTATccaatgaaaggggtaatgAGATTTGCTAAAGAGGGAAATTTGAGTCCACGCTATATCGGGccatataatattattcaaaaattctGTCAAGTATCCTATGAGTTAGAGCTACGACAAGATCTTTCATCAGTTCATCCAGCGTTTCATGTCTCAATGCTACAAAAATGCATAGGTGACCCATCTCGTATTACTCTTACTGAAGATGTACAGGTTACGGGAGATCTCACTTATGAAGAAGTACCCACTGCTATTCTGGATCAACAAGTTaggaaattaagaaataaagaggTAGCTTctgtaaaagtgttatggaggAACCAACAAGTCGAACATGTTACATGGGAAGTGGAAGAAGCAATGAAATTGaagtatcctcatctctttcatATCCAAGAGAAAGATGAAAATGCTTAG